Within the Cydia pomonella isolate Wapato2018A chromosome 3, ilCydPomo1, whole genome shotgun sequence genome, the region CTGAGGATTTTTTGCAATCATAGATTCTATAACAGGTGCTTTTGAATTGATTTCATTAGCAATGCCATCGCCATTAAATCAGTCAGCGCGGGTCGAGCAGGTAGCTGTCGAACACCTCGATTTCCGAAAGAGATCCGATCAAAATAGTTATCGAAGATGTAGATTTATCATTGGAATAGTGTGCGGTTGGTGTGTTTGGCGAGGGCGGGCGGGAACGCTCCTCGTCTCGCTCGCGCGCGTGCGAAGGACGCTTATCCGAAGCGGTCGCGGCGACGGACCGACTCCGCTGAAAATAGAATGGTCGCGGATTCCTGGGCTAAATCTCAAATATCCAGACGGGTGCGCCATCTAAGCCAGTTAAAACAGTCCCGCGAAAAGTTGCCGAGCCCCACTTCTTGTCTGAACGTTCGCCAGTGAAGACCGGGAGGGAACCAACTACCACCACACAAAATGGTGAGTCACTCCTGACGTCAGTGAAATTGTGATAAAGGAGTTCAGTGAAAAAACGGACATTTAGCTCGGCCAGTGATATCTATCAGACGCGCGTTCTAATCTCGCGAAACATATTCCGCAGACCGGAAGAATGTCAAAGTTCTGGAACGACCAGTACATAGAACCACGTTTAAAATCAGTGTTGTGCTTAAGAGACAGTGAATTAACATGGTATTGTATGCTTGGACAGATAACACAAACACTCAGTGCCCTGACGCTGCTACACAACTAATCCTACACATAGCATGCTACCATTGAACATGAAAAGTAACGAAATATTTTTCGTCATTTTCAGAGCGACCTCAGCAAGAACGACGTCGAAAgtgagtatttattttatttgatactaaTAACGATAAGATTATATTAACTCTTATTTTGCGGAACAGTTCAAACGGTCGCACAGATTTAACAGTTATGTACCTGTTGATTTTTATGGAAGATGACATAATGATGTATGCATTGGAACATTGACGGTTATGAATGGTAACAAAATGAATGTAATGCGAGCGAGCATCGTAACATCTAAGTATAGAATCGTTTCTCTAATAAGGTTCGCGTAATCGTTGCTAAGAGATGCCGGTGGTGCGGCATTGGCATGGCcacgctgcgcgcgcgctgcgtTCTATATTTATCCCTCGGTCACGTGGCGCGCGGCCCGCCCGCCCAAACAGAGAAACTCCGCTCAAATTTCACTGCAACCCTGCTTTATGTTTTCGGCGCCCAGCCAAAATCTACCTGCGTCTACGTATACGGATACTCTTATCATACACTCGTCATTTACAATCTGGCTTACTGTCAATATCAAGGTCATCATCTGCTGTCGATCAGCTGATCTCTACATATGCACCAGGTTATTATGATAATCCATAACCTGAAGTTATAACttatactttattatatttaaatatgaacttgtatttcaaaataattaataattaaataattaataattaaatatgttttttattaggtaagtaGAAAAAAATCCTACAATAAATACTTCTTTTAAGGAATGTTTACATAGGtatattgataataattataattaaaaaaaaaaaacaaattaaattatttttcaaaaaaaaatattatcactaCTTATGCCCTTGTTAGTTTATTTAGCTCATACCTTACCAGATTTGAACCAATTACCTATGTCCGATGAAACTTacctataattataaattaattttaataatttacatgtCTACCTACAAAACTTCGGTAACAGTAACATTATTGTAGGTTATCAATTAGGATCATCTATCTTGCCTGATAATGAAGAAGGTGTATCATACATATGAACTTCTAATCCCTAAGGCAATGCAACCTTATTGAGTTGGCATGTTAGAACTGTcggcgataaaagtttgtaacgaatataattttattgttaatttgtGTTTGAATTCGATTCTGGCAACTTAATAGTTGATTTAGAATTCATTAAACTCAATGATGAAGTTATGTTATAAGAAAGAAGTTCAAAGGAGTTGGGTCTGCGCCACAATTAGGGCACAGAGCTACGCTTTAAAATTAGAATGTGAGTCAGAAGTCAACACAGTGAATATATCGAAACTTgcgagaaaataaaatattttcggcGAAGAATGTCCGCCCACGCGGCCGCGCCCATGGTGTTGTCTGAGCTTAGGTGCAAATACAATAGATAATTCTGGAAACATTTGCGTAATTATAGCATTGAGTCAATGTATTAATTTAGGTTTCCAATCGTATTGATATACACGAGGTTAAATTTTCCATTGATCTATTGATACAATCcgtataacaataaataaactgaaaatgtgtatatgtacatacatatacacacTTTTCTACAATCATGCTTTAAGTATGGCCAAAAGTATATCTTTGCCATAATGTAAAGAGAGAATACatttcccacctgattttgaactttgcataaaattgtaaattgatagggttcaattttgcagaATTTCTGACATCCTTatgccttataaagggttaagCATTCTCACTTAATTGTAAGTTACACTTTATAGTCTGTAGCAGGCCTATACCGTCCCAACTTCGAGACACTGCAACGGTCAAATGACACTGAAATGTTCAGTCTACATCAACCTTGTTTCTCaaggtttttattttgtgttttgtatttttatgtttttaggtAAAAAAACTACTAGGTAGGTATTCAATTGCAATTTTAAATCGATTATAATTCTAATCGTTCATAGATACATACAATAGAATCACTTAAGCTAAAAACCTAAaactataaactaaatataaaaaaatccacGAAATCACTGCCTTCCGGCATGGTTGCAAGAACACTAGCGGCGTTACCCCTCTGGGCCCGCTTCACCGCCAAACTTAGCTTGTGGGCAAAGAAAGCCCCCGCTCTATGATCGCCTGAGACGCCTCATCAGCCGGACCACCTTCTTGACAAAATTCTTGATGTCGTGTGTTGCAAgcgcaataaattaaaataaatagataaaaaataaataaatggatcAGTTTTAAATATCCAaatatacattaataaataGGGTAGAGAAAAGGTTAGATAGGGTAAAAGAAACACTGGGGCAAGAAAAACACTTGTAGAAAATTCTCATAGTGTTtctcttgccccgagcaaaatagtTTGTTTCTCTGCCCCCCATGACCATTCTATTGTaagaattacaaataaataaataaattaactaacgTACACGtacaacatttaattttaatcagcataaacatacacatacatacatataaattgtAAACGGAAATTgattatctacaaaaaaagaTCAAGCCCTCCAAGGGCGGCGAATCGCCGTCTTCAGTATTTGTGGCTAACGCCTTAACCTCTAGGTGGCACATATCTCGATTTCTTGAGTAGGTGGATTATATGCAGTCTTTTGAAAGGCAACTTTACGCGAGTGGAATCAAAACgattaactatatttatttctcaGGGGCATCCTTCGCCTTCTCCATCTACGATTTCGACGGCAGTGGCAAGGTGGACGCGTTTAACCTCGGCGATGTCCTAAGGGCGCTCAACTTCAACCCCACACTTGCCACCATCGAGAAGCTCGGCGGCACCAAGAAGAAGGGCGAGAAGTTCCTTACTGTAAGTACTGTTTATTATTGGGTGTGTTCAATAGAATTTTAAATTAAGGGTGGGGAGAGGGGGAGGGGGTGTGGCTTCTCGATCTCAAAACCATTGCTAGGCTTGTGGGCATAGGCGGAGATCCTGCCTGCTTAATAATATCCAAATCCAACAAAAACACGTTATAAAACACCTAATTTAAGAAAGAGAAGAGTTTGGTTCCCTTATATTCCACGTCTATTCTTTCCGCACTGActctatatttcaaatttttaatatataagttcTACATGGAGATGAGGTGTCCTGAAGTGTCCcacctaatttaatttgttcttataaatcgtgtcattcacgaagacgcgtgccttgactcgttaTGTCCTGTTggaggttagatttgacaaatctgcgcgttatcgtgaatgacacaaacTATTGACTACTCAAAGATGTGACGTGACGTGACTATTCACGAATTGACAATCTTTCATATCTTATTGTACACGAGCCTGCATGCCAAGGTATATAGCCAAGCTTATCGTACATATTTTGCTGTTTTAATATGTCTGTAAAgtgtaaatacttacttacagaAAATATCTTAAATTGTGATGTTGTTACAAGTTTCTAACTTTCAATTGCAGGTCGAAGAGTTCCTTCCCATCTACTCCTCAGCGAAAAAGGACAAAGACCAGGGAGGCTATGAAGACTTCCTGGAATGTCTGAAGCTGTACGACAAGAACGAAAACGGCATGATGCTCGGCGCCGAGCTTACACACACACTTCTCGCGCTAGGTGAGCTCGCGTTTACTATAAACAAACGTGTAAAGGAAGAATACTAATTCAGTTCCGCCTTTTTGTTTCATCGTTATATACGGTgacttatgttttaaaatagaaCATAGTCAATAACTGGTCAGTTAGGAGGAGGGTGGGGAAGGGCATCATTTGTACGAAGAAATAGTAAAACGAATGGTTATAGTCAGAAAACTTGATACTCTTCTAATTACAAACggatataatgtatattatgtacctGTATTTGGCAATGAAACCCGGACCTAGATTAATCCATTTAAATGGGACATAGGCAAATAGCcaagtaataaaagaaaaacaaaatatttatattttttcggATGGTATCTCTAATGCTGTGTTTCTGTCGTCACCAGGCGAGAAGCTTGATGACAAAGAGGTCGATGAGGTCGTCAAGGACTGCATGGACCCAGAAGATGACGATGGCATGATTCCCTATGCGCGTGAGTATCCTTCACTCATCTAGAAAATAGTAGTATTTTGACTTTTGAATGTTTATGTGATAGAACAAGACTTAAGGTTTTTTTATCGGGTGCATCGTTTCAGTCAGTCGTTATTATTGAAATAGGTACTCTTTATAATAATCTAGAAAAGAGAAAGTTAGATTTCCGTTTCACTGAcatttttgttctaattactACTCGTATTTGTTCAATCTAAGGATTGAAATAATGCACCCTACATTTTACTTTAGTGTAAATAATGTTTGGGATTTGGACATTTTAAAATAGCAAGTAGTTATACCTTATTTAGCTCATTGCACACGTGCACCTAGTAGCCAAGAATGATTTATCCTAAAGTCTAAACGAACCCATTTATTTATTCCTACTAATGCAAAAATCTTCACCATTTTAAATTGACCTTAGTGTACATGAAGTATTTAGCTGAGAAACAAAGTATTATGCCCCTTAGATTGAAATGATGGTATCAGCCTTTTCCATTATTACGCATGTGTAGTGTACTGGATGTGTGTGCCCCTGTTTTACCTTTTGTCCATTTCCAGCATTCCTGAAGAAGGTGATGGCGTAGAAGATCCACATCCCGTCATATCTTTAGTTATAAGATCGTAAGTGGATAGATACATTAATAAAGGGTGTCGCTATCGCTGCTCGTCGTTCGTGCTTTGCTACTGTCTTATACATTTTCTTggatgtttttaattttacttggtGGTCAATATCAGGTAAAGTTTCGAGTTTATTATTGCTTTCAGGATACCAACGATTACTGTAATATCGATACCCTAGTTCACAATCGTTCTAATTACGGAAAATAAATGTTCTAATTAGTACCATAGTGCATACTTACACAGACATTAAAGTTGATATTCCAACCAAATTTTCCACGCAATCGGTACGACTGTGAACAAGGGTATAGAtatttcaataacaatattCTTATGCACACTTATTTATGCTCTTCAGCTCAAGTTGTCTCAAAGAGTTGCTATTATTCTTTGTTATAATTTTCTGTGTGAAGCTATTTATAACTTATCGTAACCTaaaatcatctttatcttttgATTCTCCAAACATTTAGGTTGATCTCAATTGGTAACATCGTCAGCTGATGGTTAACTTTATATGTAGTAACCTATCACTGACCATGGTTGACCAtctagtacctatataatttaaaagaataataataaaaataaccgaTTTTAACACCTTTCAGTGCTTTAACATaattcaacaaaaataaaagaaaaaaaaaaacattctattGAAatgacaaaagaaaaaaaaaaattttttagttgATTAAAAATTGTACGACGTCCGGTGGCAGTAACTACGTACCCACCATGAACAAACCAATCATTCATCTAGGTACTTAACGCATTTCAGCGTTGTAATATTTTGTGCGGGTTGCATTGCACCATGCATAGCACAGACTGACTCACGTTATTCTGCAGAGGACTAGTTTATAGTACagagtacagtcgccatcagatacatcggagcgccctaggtgtttacaaatatctaaacaaaggcactattatcaaggcgtttaagtgcatgttcagatatttttaacacCTTAGCCGCTCCGAAATcggatatatttgatggcgactttGCAATCAATTTTATCGATTGTTTTTCCGATGACCGACGGTTTGGTCCAACTTACCCTTAGTAGTTagttttttacatattaatattaatcatattttttgctatttcaGCTTTCCTACAAAAAATGTGCGACAAAGCTTTGGGCGGCGAGGAAGGAGCGGCGCCTGCGGAGGGCTAAGGCCGGCGCTGCAGGCGCCCGCCCCGCCGACCGCGACCAACGACAAACCGTATTCACCATCTCACATACGGACTATCTCCCTTTTTTATACGACGCAACAACACCTACCAAATTGTACAACTATCTATCTATCGACTGTATGTACATACTTAAAGTAAGATTAAATTACTGTAAAACACGTTGTACGtgtcttttaaatttattattatttattaagtacattttataatgacaaaaacataaaaagccgtaaattattttataataaactgatAAATATTCTTTTGTTATCTTCAATTCTTTCGGTCAGTTCTAAATACCCGAATGCGAAATACTTAAATTTACTTCAAGTTACTTGTAGGTGGCCTATCCCACTGATCGAAAAGCTAGTGAAAAAGGCCACAAATACTAACTATAACCTTTACATTACTTACAATAAAAATCTTGCAATGAAATTTTATTCCCTCATCATGATTGAAAACCCTTTAAATGCTCAGATACCTAGACCATGCGATACCAAGCGAGAACTCGCAAATGAGGATATAAACTAAGTTTTGTCGACCGTTGAAGTACAACTAATTTAACAGGTACATCGAATTTAATGCATactttagtattttatgcaacagttgtataagaagggtcaaaaaaggcgagcggcgtgagttacaatgtgagccggagccgaaggcgtaggcgaacattgtaaaagaatacgccacgagcattttttgacctacttatacaacgttgcatacaatatttttcctacgagtcaacaaaaataaatcttaatttaggtaaacaaagcaaaactatatagccaagacgcgcgagcataccttgttacgcgcccggcccgccccgggccgcggccggccggtcggcgacaccttctcgtaactcatgaggccctggtacttgctacttgctaaattaaatttttggacagttttttctcaattttggccaccgtagcctacggagactaacaagcaacgctaagcggtcttcatagtctatgggtgttgctatattacgggtgtcacatgcgtgtttctgacttatgaagtaattatttttactatgcaaccaaatgaatattttgtaagatgGCAGCAATGCATttgtttaaaactgtatttgttttggttttgttaggttggtagccattaattgcagtaacgttatagcgattcaaagcacaagagcttttatgaggaatagacaatatagacttttcttgaaaccttttatgtatgttcttatattcgtgttaatgaatgcataaaatgacagataacagtagaggagtaggaaaatacatgtatgtatagaagcataatatatatatggatTTAAGAGTCGCACGAACCTAGCCGACGCCATACAAAAGctatgctctcattttaaaacgccattctaaaataacaatgtcatgaaatttgacatgaacatgAAAATTCAAGTAACAAATCTATGtctggtacagtcacgtctgaaaatatcggtacggtAAAATATGTAAacgggcaataaagtcgtgtatacatatttttggcacttttttcgtagcgatattttcagacatgaccgtACCAGGTTtagatatagatcgtgtcattcacgacgacgggTGCCTTGACTTGTCATGttagttattaataataacttaTTAGTTTAGATTAGATTTACAAATCTTCGCGTTATCGTGGATGATACGAGCTATATCATCCACGTTCGCTCGAATTTCTTTGTAATTCAAAGAAATTCGAGCGAAGAAGTTTTAAATACAatacttctactcgctctattttctttgtatgtataacaattttagcaacgaaaactgGAACCGGACATTTGTAATCTATTGCACTAGAATATACACTCTTTTATCCCTGTCTAGAATTTAGTCAAAAGATAGTCACTCGGAATAATCAAGTTTATAGATAAACTTTGGTAATTTGAGAAATGGCccacaatattttaattaacttttggaTCTGGATCCTGGGTAATCTGAGGCTagcctgaaataaaattaacgaGCAAAATTTGAAGTTAATACCCACTTTTTACAGACCAAAGGTATTTACATTTAGAACGATcaaataattatgtagaaatTATGTCTACGACCACATCGAACATATTTATCGACTTcataaacaaaattacattGATTTCTAGTCCATTAGTCCTGTTCCTTATGTAATTTGCACTGAATTGTCCGATTGAAAAA harbors:
- the LOC133516035 gene encoding myosin light chain 1-like isoform X1, which gives rise to MSDLSKNDVERASFAFSIYDFDGSGKVDAFNLGDVLRALNFNPTLATIEKLGGTKKKGEKFLTVEEFLPIYSSAKKDKDQGGYEDFLECLKLYDKNENGMMLGAELTHTLLALGEKLDDKEVDEVVKDCMDPEDDDGMIPYAPFLQKMCDKALGGEEGAAPAEG
- the LOC133516035 gene encoding myosin light chain 1-like isoform X2 is translated as MSDLSKNDVERASFAFSIYDFDGSGKVDAFNLGDVLRALNFNPTLATIEKLGGTKKKGEKFLTVEEFLPIYSSAKKDKDQGGYEDFLECLKLYDKNENGMMLGAELTHTLLALGEKLDDKEVDEVVKDCMDPEDDDGMIPYAPFLKKVMA